From the genome of Segatella hominis, one region includes:
- the tgt gene encoding tRNA guanosine(34) transglycosylase Tgt gives MKFELQVTDKASDARTGIITTDHGQIKTPIFMPVGTVGSVKGVHFDELRKQVKAQIILGNTYHLYLRPGLEVIKAAGGLHGFNGWDRPILTDSGGFQVFSLTGIRKLREEGCEFRSHIDGSKHIFTPENVMDTERIIGADIMMAFDECPPGQSDFQYAKKSLELTQRWLDRCIKRFDETEPLYGYNQSLFPIVQGCTFPELRREAAKYVADKGADGNAIGGLAVGEPTEVMYEMIEVVNEILPKDKPRYLMGVGTPQNILEAIERGVDMFDCVMPTRNGRNAMLFTYNGTMNMRNKKWEMDFSPVDPEGCDIDRITTKAYLHHLFKAQELLAMQIASIHNLAFYLRLVTDARQHIEQGDFVQWKRSIIDQLGRRI, from the coding sequence ATGAAGTTTGAACTACAAGTAACAGATAAAGCAAGTGATGCACGTACCGGTATCATCACCACAGACCACGGACAGATAAAGACTCCTATCTTCATGCCCGTAGGAACTGTTGGTTCTGTAAAGGGCGTACATTTTGACGAGCTTCGCAAACAGGTAAAGGCACAGATTATCTTAGGCAATACCTACCATCTTTACCTCCGTCCGGGCCTGGAGGTCATCAAGGCTGCTGGCGGTCTGCATGGTTTCAATGGCTGGGACCGTCCTATCCTTACAGATAGCGGTGGCTTTCAGGTATTTTCACTGACTGGCATCCGCAAACTGAGAGAAGAAGGTTGCGAATTCCGTTCTCACATTGACGGTAGTAAACACATCTTTACTCCAGAGAATGTCATGGATACAGAGCGTATCATCGGTGCCGACATCATGATGGCATTTGATGAATGTCCTCCTGGACAAAGTGATTTCCAGTATGCAAAGAAAAGCTTGGAGTTGACCCAGCGCTGGCTGGACCGTTGCATCAAGCGCTTCGATGAGACAGAACCTCTCTATGGCTACAACCAGAGTCTCTTCCCTATCGTACAGGGATGTACCTTCCCTGAACTGAGAAGAGAAGCTGCTAAGTATGTAGCCGACAAGGGCGCTGACGGAAATGCCATCGGTGGTCTTGCCGTAGGTGAACCAACAGAAGTGATGTATGAGATGATAGAGGTGGTCAATGAGATTCTTCCTAAGGACAAGCCTCGCTACCTCATGGGAGTAGGTACTCCACAGAACATTCTGGAAGCTATCGAACGAGGAGTTGATATGTTTGACTGCGTTATGCCTACCCGAAACGGAAGAAACGCCATGCTATTCACCTACAATGGCACCATGAATATGCGTAACAAGAAATGGGAAATGGACTTCAGCCCTGTTGACCCGGAAGGTTGCGATATCGACCGCATAACAACCAAGGCATACCTCCACCACCTTTTCAAAGCACAGGAGCTTTTGGCAATGCAGATTGCCAGCATCCACAACCTCGCCTTCTATCTCCGACTGGTAACAGATGCACGCCAGCACATCGAGCAGGGCGACTTCGTACAGTGGAAGCGTTCCATCATCGACCAATTAGGACGAAGAATTTAA
- a CDS encoding LptF/LptG family permease, with product MKNFKQIRKHRRRYKFQRWFGKHFAWLVKAAKWTAHKLRFLRVLRLLNLFRYIKRLDWYIIKKFVGYYFFSIALIISIAIVFDFNENLAKFSENHAPMRAIIFDYYANFVPYFANLFSALFVFIAVILFTTKMAGNSEIIAILASGTSFKRLMRPYMLTCVMLSALSYSLSAYVIPHGTVIRQNFENMYKKKAKNTSADNVQLQVDRGVIAYIQHYDNTTKRGYGFCLDKFQEKKLVSHLTAMEVQYDTISDSKYHWKISNWKVRKLQGMKEHITSGAEKDTLITMEPTDLVYSKGQQETFTSPELKEYINKQIDRGSGNVVQYQVEYHKRIAASFASFILTIIGLSLSAKKRKGGMGMALGVGLALSFGYIMLQTVSATFAIQANFPPMFAAWMPNILFAVVAYFCYRNAPR from the coding sequence ATGAAAAATTTTAAACAAATAAGGAAACATCGCAGAAGATACAAGTTTCAGCGATGGTTTGGCAAACATTTCGCATGGCTCGTAAAGGCCGCGAAATGGACCGCCCACAAGTTGAGATTCCTGAGAGTACTCAGGCTTCTCAACCTCTTCAGATATATCAAGCGATTAGACTGGTACATCATCAAGAAGTTCGTGGGATATTATTTTTTCAGTATCGCACTGATTATCTCCATTGCCATCGTATTCGACTTCAATGAGAATCTGGCCAAGTTTTCGGAGAATCATGCTCCTATGCGTGCCATCATCTTCGATTACTATGCCAACTTTGTGCCATACTTCGCCAACTTGTTCAGTGCCTTGTTTGTATTCATTGCCGTCATCCTCTTCACGACTAAGATGGCTGGCAATTCAGAAATTATCGCTATCCTCGCTTCCGGAACATCCTTCAAGCGTTTGATGCGACCATACATGCTGACGTGTGTCATGCTCTCTGCACTCTCCTACTCGCTGTCTGCATACGTGATACCACATGGTACCGTCATCAGACAGAACTTTGAAAACATGTATAAGAAAAAGGCCAAGAACACGTCTGCAGACAATGTGCAGTTGCAGGTGGACCGTGGAGTCATCGCATACATCCAGCACTACGACAATACGACCAAAAGAGGATATGGTTTCTGTCTGGATAAATTTCAGGAGAAAAAGCTGGTCAGCCACCTTACTGCGATGGAGGTACAGTACGATACCATCTCAGATTCCAAGTACCATTGGAAAATCAGCAATTGGAAGGTGCGTAAGCTGCAAGGTATGAAGGAACATATTACCAGCGGTGCTGAGAAAGATACGCTGATAACCATGGAACCAACCGACCTGGTATATTCCAAGGGACAGCAGGAGACCTTTACCAGTCCAGAATTGAAGGAGTACATCAACAAGCAGATAGACCGAGGTTCCGGCAATGTGGTGCAATATCAGGTGGAATACCACAAGCGAATAGCAGCATCCTTTGCCTCCTTTATCCTGACCATCATCGGTCTCTCCCTCTCTGCCAAGAAGCGCAAGGGAGGAATGGGTATGGCACTCGGTGTGGGACTCGCCCTGAGTTTCGGATACATCATGCTTCAGACCGTATCGGCAACCTTTGCCATACAAGCCAACTTCCCACCTATGTTTGCTGCATGGATGCCAAATATCCTCTTTGCCGTCGTAGCATATTTCTGCTATCGCAATGCACCGAGATAA
- a CDS encoding DEAD/DEAH box helicase, whose protein sequence is MYFDELDLNDNVLDALYDMHFDTCTPVQEKCIPEILKGNDVLGVAQTGTGKTAAYLLPILSKLDDGGYPEDAINCIIMSPTRELAQQIDQAMQGFSYYLQGVSSVAVYGGNDGNRYDQELKSLRMGADVVIATPGRLITHISLGNVDLSKVSFFILDEADRMLDMGFSEDIMTIAKKLPQSCQTIMFSATMPTKIEELAKSLLKNPVEIKLAVSKPAEKIKQEAYVCYEAQKMSIIKDIFKAGDLKRVIIFCGSKTKVKQLSASLQQQKINCGEMHSDLSQQERDDIMFKFKSGQIDVLVATDIVARGIDIDDITLVINFDVPHDTEDYVHRIGRTARADRDGRAITLVTEMDIYWFQQIEKFLEKVVEKMPLPAECGEGPKYVKMDKPKKPGKNNGNGKTSAKSRRQKDRDQTAHKRKPNKQNNRQEKAPRQQGEQQGEQVANKPNNRNGKQQNANKQNAEKQQNANKQNANKQQNANKQQSRNNRQQNAESKQEGETRQGGKRNNRNNRNRQDNRKTSEQRNNNQRSNAPENVRPGSNGRGRGVAQKKANEKSNSRKPTPIVNPQKKENVVKKFIKRIFGFKK, encoded by the coding sequence ATGTATTTTGACGAATTAGATTTAAATGACAATGTGCTTGATGCGTTATATGACATGCATTTCGACACATGCACCCCTGTTCAAGAGAAATGTATTCCTGAGATATTGAAAGGTAATGACGTTCTTGGTGTGGCTCAAACGGGTACCGGTAAGACTGCCGCCTATCTGTTGCCTATTCTGAGTAAGTTGGATGACGGTGGATACCCTGAAGATGCCATCAACTGCATCATCATGTCACCTACCCGAGAACTGGCACAGCAGATAGACCAGGCCATGCAGGGATTCAGCTACTATCTGCAGGGAGTGAGCAGCGTGGCTGTATATGGTGGCAATGACGGCAACCGCTACGACCAGGAATTGAAGAGTCTCCGTATGGGTGCTGATGTAGTAATAGCTACTCCTGGCCGACTCATCACCCATATCAGTCTGGGAAATGTAGATTTAAGTAAGGTAAGTTTCTTTATCCTTGACGAGGCAGACCGCATGCTCGACATGGGTTTCTCTGAGGATATCATGACCATCGCCAAGAAATTGCCTCAGTCTTGCCAGACTATCATGTTTTCAGCAACCATGCCTACCAAGATCGAGGAACTGGCGAAGAGCTTGCTGAAGAATCCTGTAGAAATCAAACTTGCTGTCAGCAAGCCTGCCGAGAAAATCAAACAAGAAGCATACGTCTGCTATGAGGCCCAGAAAATGAGCATCATCAAGGATATCTTCAAGGCTGGTGACCTGAAGCGCGTCATTATCTTCTGCGGCAGTAAGACAAAGGTGAAACAGCTCTCTGCTTCACTACAGCAACAGAAGATCAACTGTGGCGAAATGCACTCCGACCTTTCTCAGCAAGAACGTGATGACATCATGTTCAAATTTAAGAGCGGCCAGATTGACGTGCTGGTTGCTACGGATATTGTTGCCCGCGGTATCGATATCGATGATATCACATTAGTTATCAACTTCGATGTTCCGCACGACACAGAAGACTATGTACACCGCATCGGTCGTACCGCGCGTGCAGATAGAGACGGAAGAGCCATTACCTTGGTTACGGAAATGGATATCTACTGGTTCCAGCAGATAGAAAAGTTCCTGGAAAAAGTGGTAGAAAAGATGCCATTGCCTGCAGAGTGTGGCGAAGGTCCTAAGTATGTCAAGATGGACAAGCCTAAGAAACCAGGTAAAAACAATGGTAACGGCAAGACCAGTGCAAAGAGCCGCCGCCAGAAAGACCGCGACCAGACTGCACACAAGCGCAAGCCGAACAAACAGAACAACCGTCAGGAAAAGGCTCCTCGCCAGCAAGGTGAGCAGCAGGGCGAACAGGTTGCAAACAAGCCAAACAACAGAAACGGCAAACAGCAGAATGCAAATAAGCAGAATGCCGAAAAGCAGCAGAATGCAAACAAGCAGAACGCCAATAAGCAGCAGAACGCCAACAAGCAGCAATCAAGAAATAACCGTCAGCAGAATGCCGAAAGCAAGCAGGAAGGTGAGACAAGACAAGGCGGAAAGCGCAACAATAGAAACAACCGTAACAGACAGGATAATCGTAAGACCAGTGAACAGCGCAACAACAACCAGCGCAGCAATGCACCAGAGAACGTACGTCCTGGCAGCAACGGAAGAGGAAGAGGCGTTGCACAGAAGAAGGCTAACGAGAAATCAAATTCTCGCAAACCAACTCCAATTGTCAACCCTCAGAAGAAAGAAAATGTCGTAAAGAAATTCATCAAACGAATTTTCGGTTTCAAGAAATAG
- a CDS encoding polysaccharide biosynthesis/export family protein: MKKLIIFSLMLFMVSSVAMAQSSSMTDDQVMQFVVKEHNSGTSNAQIVTKLMQRGVDISQIRRVRTRYEKEAKLGGLASATGKVSSNGSRLRTNNGKTRDDYGKEADKEASNYSNYRIKGQRDFSYKHTYDNQDEEYVDMQNEMYGIYPDSTQLLRHLLAEQRYNRKKVFGRDIFNNKELSFEPNMNIATPQNYRLGPGDAVIIDIYGASQKTIESTVSPDGTVTIEGYGPVNVSGLTVAQANARLRGTLGSRYSSSHIKLTVGQTKTIMVNVMGEVKAPGTYTLSAFATVFHALYMAGGTNDLGTLRNIKVYRNNRLVTVVDIYDYILNGKLTGNVRLADNDVIVVGPYDCLVNITGKVKRPMFYEMKKNESINSLLKYAGSFTGDAYKKSVRVNRKTGREYAVFNVDEFDFASFHIADGDSVSVDSILPRYANTVEIKGAVFRPGMYNIGEQINSVRSLVEHAEGLTEDAFTNRAVMHRMKPDRTLEVISMDIAGIMSGKVADIPLKENDVLFIPTRQDKLIERTITIRGEVQYPGTYKYADNETIEDFVLQAGGLTDKASTVNVNVSRRVSDAKALKPDSLIAQTFTLSLKDGFVIDGTPGFVLMPFDEVSIRKSPAYNELENVSIEGEVMFAGTYTLTKRNSRISDLFYKAGGATNEAYIKGARLIRRANSAEKDRMEAVLKMQREQQQKNLLQLAASSNSGNLQQVAEGAKNAELEKFNVPDEYPVGIDLAAALKNPGCDDDLVLREGDRLVVPQYIGTVKINGAVMYANTVAYEKGKRASYYIDQAGGFASDAIKSKSYIIYMNGKVAKVGHGAKVQPGCEIVVPAKLKRKMSIAETMSLGTSISSIAAMIATIANLSK; encoded by the coding sequence ATGAAGAAATTAATCATCTTTTCGCTCATGCTTTTCATGGTCTCATCAGTAGCCATGGCTCAATCTTCCAGCATGACCGACGACCAAGTGATGCAATTTGTGGTAAAGGAGCACAACTCTGGAACCTCGAATGCACAAATCGTCACCAAGTTGATGCAACGCGGTGTTGATATTTCTCAGATTCGACGTGTACGCACTCGCTATGAAAAGGAAGCCAAACTGGGCGGCCTTGCCAGTGCTACAGGAAAAGTCTCATCAAATGGATCTCGCCTACGTACCAACAACGGTAAAACTCGTGATGATTATGGGAAAGAGGCTGATAAGGAGGCCAGTAACTATAGCAACTATAGAATCAAAGGCCAGCGAGATTTCTCCTATAAGCATACTTACGATAATCAGGACGAGGAGTATGTGGACATGCAGAACGAGATGTATGGTATCTACCCTGATTCAACCCAGTTGCTTCGTCATTTGCTGGCAGAACAGAGATACAATCGCAAGAAGGTCTTCGGCCGCGACATCTTTAATAATAAGGAGTTGAGCTTTGAGCCTAACATGAATATCGCAACCCCACAGAACTACCGCTTGGGTCCTGGTGATGCTGTCATCATCGACATCTATGGTGCTTCCCAGAAAACCATCGAGAGTACTGTTTCTCCAGATGGAACTGTTACCATCGAGGGGTATGGTCCGGTGAATGTCAGCGGCCTCACCGTTGCTCAGGCTAATGCAAGATTGCGCGGTACGTTAGGTAGCAGATATTCTTCCAGCCATATCAAGTTGACAGTAGGCCAGACCAAGACCATTATGGTCAATGTGATGGGTGAAGTAAAGGCTCCAGGAACCTATACTCTCTCTGCCTTCGCTACCGTTTTTCATGCCCTCTACATGGCTGGAGGAACCAACGACCTGGGTACACTCCGTAATATTAAGGTATATAGAAACAACAGGTTGGTTACTGTAGTTGATATCTACGACTACATCCTCAATGGCAAGTTGACAGGCAATGTACGACTCGCAGACAATGATGTGATTGTAGTAGGTCCATACGACTGTCTGGTCAACATCACGGGTAAGGTAAAACGCCCGATGTTCTATGAGATGAAAAAGAACGAGAGCATCAATTCACTGCTCAAATATGCCGGTAGCTTCACCGGTGATGCTTATAAGAAATCGGTACGTGTGAACAGAAAGACAGGAAGAGAATATGCCGTATTCAATGTTGACGAATTCGATTTTGCCAGTTTCCACATCGCTGATGGCGATTCAGTAAGCGTTGACTCCATCCTGCCAAGATATGCCAATACGGTAGAAATCAAGGGTGCTGTATTCCGTCCAGGTATGTACAATATCGGCGAACAGATTAACAGCGTTCGTTCTCTGGTAGAACATGCAGAAGGTCTTACTGAGGATGCATTCACCAATAGAGCGGTCATGCACAGAATGAAGCCAGACCGCACATTGGAAGTTATCAGTATGGATATCGCAGGTATCATGAGTGGAAAGGTGGCAGATATTCCGTTGAAGGAGAATGATGTGCTCTTCATCCCTACCCGACAGGATAAACTGATAGAGCGAACCATCACAATTCGCGGCGAGGTACAGTATCCTGGAACCTATAAATACGCCGACAATGAAACTATCGAAGACTTCGTTCTTCAGGCTGGTGGTCTGACCGACAAGGCATCCACCGTGAATGTCAACGTAAGCCGCCGCGTTTCTGATGCCAAGGCATTGAAACCAGATAGCTTGATTGCCCAGACATTCACCCTCTCCTTAAAGGATGGTTTTGTCATTGATGGCACTCCTGGATTTGTCCTGATGCCTTTCGACGAGGTTTCCATCCGCAAGAGTCCTGCTTACAACGAACTGGAAAATGTGAGCATCGAGGGTGAGGTTATGTTTGCTGGAACTTATACGCTTACCAAGCGTAATTCCCGCATAAGCGACCTGTTCTACAAGGCAGGTGGAGCAACCAATGAGGCATATATCAAGGGAGCACGCTTAATCCGTAGAGCCAACAGCGCAGAGAAAGACCGCATGGAAGCTGTTCTGAAGATGCAGCGTGAGCAACAGCAGAAGAATCTCCTCCAGCTGGCAGCAAGCAGCAACAGTGGTAATCTCCAACAGGTAGCTGAAGGAGCTAAGAACGCAGAATTGGAGAAATTCAATGTTCCAGATGAATATCCTGTAGGAATTGACCTAGCTGCTGCACTCAAGAATCCTGGATGTGATGACGACCTGGTACTGCGTGAAGGAGACCGTCTGGTTGTTCCACAATATATAGGAACTGTAAAAATCAATGGTGCTGTGATGTATGCCAATACTGTTGCCTACGAAAAGGGCAAACGGGCAAGCTACTACATAGACCAAGCTGGTGGTTTTGCTTCTGATGCCATCAAGAGCAAGTCATATATCATCTATATGAATGGTAAGGTTGCCAAAGTTGGTCATGGTGCTAAAGTTCAACCTGGTTGTGAAATTGTAGTTCCTGCCAAGTTGAAGCGCAAGATGAGTATCGCAGAAACGATGAGTCTCGGTACAAGTATATCAAGCATCGCAGCCATGATTGCTACCATTGCTAATTTGAGCAAGTAA
- a CDS encoding phospho-sugar mutase, with protein sequence MANNAELIKQCEERAQQWLAPAFDEETRNEVKAMLEAEDKSALVDAFYQNLEFGTGGLRGIMGAGTNRMNKYIVGMATQGFANYILKAFPGEKNLSVVVGHDCRNNSRLFAETVAAIFSANGIKAYLFESLRPTPEISFAIRELGAKAGVNVTASHNPKEYNGYKAYWSDGAQVLAPHDTGIIEEVNKVTIDQVKFEANWDLIKIIGGEMDYDYMTAVHSAMIDQDVINRQKDLNIVYSAMHGTGRVIVPLCLRSWGFQNINVVPEQMVVDGNFPTVVSPNPENAEAMTLGMKLGTKLNADLVVATDPDADRLAIVCRDDKGEWMIINGNQTAMMFCYYIIENKKKLGKLKPTDFLVKTIVTTEVIAEIAKKNNVELRDCYTGFKWIAREIAISEGKQQYIGGGEESFGFLPYDKVRDKDAPASICLICEIAAWAKDQGKTLYDLLMQIYAEYGFSKEFTVNVVRPGKTGADEIKQMMADFRANPPKELGGSKIVTWKDYQSLEAKHVDGSVEKLNMPTTSNVLQWFCDDNTKVSVRPSGTEPKIKFYIEVKDPSFKCAGCYNRCTAAAMEKIEAIKKSLNLD encoded by the coding sequence ATGGCTAATAACGCAGAATTAATCAAGCAGTGTGAAGAAAGAGCACAGCAGTGGCTCGCTCCCGCTTTTGACGAAGAAACACGTAATGAAGTAAAGGCAATGCTCGAGGCTGAAGATAAATCAGCTCTCGTTGATGCTTTCTATCAGAACTTGGAGTTCGGTACTGGTGGCTTGCGTGGTATCATGGGTGCAGGAACCAACCGTATGAACAAGTATATTGTAGGTATGGCTACTCAAGGCTTTGCCAACTACATCCTCAAGGCTTTCCCAGGTGAAAAGAACCTCTCTGTAGTGGTTGGTCATGACTGCCGTAACAACTCTCGTCTCTTTGCAGAGACAGTAGCAGCTATCTTCTCTGCCAACGGTATCAAGGCTTATCTCTTTGAAAGCCTCCGCCCAACACCAGAGATTTCTTTCGCTATCCGTGAACTCGGTGCTAAGGCTGGTGTGAACGTAACTGCTTCTCACAACCCTAAGGAGTACAATGGCTACAAGGCTTACTGGAGTGATGGTGCTCAGGTTTTGGCTCCACATGATACGGGTATCATTGAGGAGGTGAACAAGGTTACTATCGATCAGGTGAAGTTTGAGGCTAACTGGGATTTGATCAAGATTATCGGTGGTGAGATGGATTATGACTATATGACTGCTGTTCATTCTGCCATGATCGACCAGGATGTCATCAACCGTCAGAAGGATCTCAATATCGTTTACTCAGCTATGCATGGTACAGGTCGCGTCATCGTTCCTCTCTGCTTGCGTTCATGGGGCTTCCAGAATATCAATGTAGTTCCTGAGCAGATGGTTGTAGATGGCAACTTCCCAACAGTTGTTTCTCCAAACCCGGAGAATGCGGAGGCTATGACTCTTGGTATGAAGCTCGGTACTAAGTTGAATGCTGACCTCGTAGTAGCTACCGACCCAGATGCAGACCGTCTTGCTATCGTTTGCCGCGATGACAAGGGTGAGTGGATGATCATCAATGGTAACCAGACTGCCATGATGTTCTGCTACTATATCATTGAGAACAAGAAGAAGTTGGGCAAGTTGAAGCCAACAGACTTCCTTGTAAAGACCATTGTAACTACAGAGGTAATTGCTGAGATTGCAAAGAAGAACAACGTAGAGTTGCGCGACTGCTACACTGGTTTCAAGTGGATTGCACGCGAGATTGCTATCTCTGAGGGCAAGCAGCAGTACATCGGTGGTGGTGAGGAGAGTTTCGGTTTCTTGCCATACGATAAGGTACGTGATAAGGATGCTCCTGCATCTATCTGCTTGATTTGTGAGATTGCTGCCTGGGCTAAAGATCAGGGCAAGACTCTCTACGATCTCTTGATGCAGATCTATGCAGAGTATGGCTTCAGCAAGGAGTTCACTGTAAATGTAGTTCGCCCAGGTAAAACTGGTGCTGATGAGATCAAGCAGATGATGGCAGACTTCCGTGCTAACCCTCCAAAGGAGTTGGGTGGCAGCAAGATTGTAACTTGGAAGGACTACCAGAGCTTGGAGGCTAAGCATGTTGATGGTAGCGTAGAGAAGCTCAATATGCCTACAACAAGCAATGTACTCCAGTGGTTCTGTGATGATAACACCAAGGTGAGTGTTCGTCCTTCAGGTACAGAGCCTAAGATTAAGTTCTATATCGAGGTAAAGGATCCTTCATTCAAGTGCGCTGGTTGCTACAACCGTTGTACAGCAGCTGCTATGGAGAAGATTGAGGCTATCAAGAAGAGCTTGAACTTAGATTAA
- a CDS encoding DUF4491 family protein has product MEIYYTGVIIAISTFLIIGIFHPIVMKTEYYTGTRFWWVFLVAGIVCIGAAFLIANVLFSAILGVVGASSLWSIGELFEQRERCEKGWFPKNPKRIGKGYYRDEEKVKNEE; this is encoded by the coding sequence ATGGAAATTTATTATACGGGCGTTATCATCGCCATTTCCACCTTTTTAATAATAGGTATCTTTCATCCTATCGTGATGAAGACGGAATATTATACGGGCACCCGGTTTTGGTGGGTATTTCTCGTTGCAGGCATTGTCTGCATCGGTGCAGCCTTCCTGATTGCTAATGTGCTCTTCTCTGCCATTTTAGGTGTGGTAGGTGCCTCAAGCCTGTGGAGCATCGGTGAACTCTTTGAACAGAGAGAGCGATGCGAGAAAGGCTGGTTCCCGAAGAATCCAAAACGAATCGGAAAGGGATATTACAGGGACGAGGAGAAAGTGAAGAACGAAGAGTGA
- the rlmH gene encoding 23S rRNA (pseudouridine(1915)-N(3))-methyltransferase RlmH yields the protein MKTELILVGKTVNKHFIAGIKDYAERITHYMPFNITTIPELKNTKSLSEQQQKEKEGEMILKLLQPSDTVVLMDEHGQEFRSIEFAKWIERKQATARRLVFIIGGPYGFSQAVYERANEKISLSKMTFSHQMVRLIFTEALYRACTIIKGEPYHHE from the coding sequence ATGAAGACTGAACTGATATTGGTCGGAAAGACCGTAAACAAGCATTTTATTGCAGGCATCAAGGACTATGCTGAGCGCATCACCCACTACATGCCTTTCAATATTACGACTATTCCTGAGCTCAAGAATACGAAGAGCCTCAGCGAACAGCAGCAGAAGGAAAAAGAAGGGGAAATGATATTGAAACTCCTGCAACCTTCAGATACCGTTGTATTGATGGACGAACATGGTCAGGAATTCCGCAGCATCGAATTTGCCAAGTGGATAGAACGTAAGCAGGCTACTGCCAGAAGACTTGTCTTCATCATTGGTGGTCCCTATGGCTTCTCGCAGGCAGTCTATGAGCGTGCCAACGAGAAGATTTCCCTCTCCAAGATGACTTTCTCGCATCAGATGGTGCGCCTCATCTTCACAGAAGCCCTCTATCGCGCGTGTACCATTATAAAAGGTGAACCTTATCATCATGAGTAA